Proteins encoded within one genomic window of Chlorobaculum sp. MV4-Y:
- a CDS encoding endonuclease MutS2, with protein MVNIDETTATESVSLLRKLEFDKVARHAAGFCISPMGSDLVMEMGLPDERERELVRVLELKEFLLEGQPLPFSRLPDTRHLLDKLEVLDSWLDAAELLDIFYLLQSAVQLRKFMFTSRERFPELNEFTIRIWLEKSIQYSISQAIDERAVVRDTASDGLYEIRKNLGEARDGLRRKMERILRRCQAEGWLMEETVALKNGRQVLALRVENKHKLHGYIQDYSQTGQTVFVEPAETLEISNRIQELEIAERREIERILKALSDGVRQELENVRHNERIMAAFDSLYARARLAVETASTLPQISMGRRLKIVKGYHPWLFISHGFSKEKVLPLDLELGEDEHALVISGPNAGGKSVAMKTAGLLVCMLRHGYLAPCSESSVFPLFNGIFIEIGDEQSIENDLSTFSSHLSAIRDILDHAQPDSLVLIDELCSGTDVEEGSAIARAVIEELLQRGVKTIVTTHLGELKLYAHRREGVVNGAMEFDQHGLAPTFRFLKGVPGNSFAFAMMRRMGFSDEIVSRASGFLKSGHTGLEEMIEDFRQGAARNRELEAELRRERTALAEIRSTLTLQRAELRKKTQELKSRGLRDLNRQLEQARKEIRDLVREVKEHPGDEATLHNARTKLAGMKQEAASKEEAVEREIAPQADLSIRPGDTVRIGDTNTTGEVESIQGDSAVLMCGNFRLTTALRGLEKISRAGAKQLQKDAATGAAGSKSWSVQSTPLESTRLDLRGLTGDEAIAEIGRFIDGLAVHRMPSGTIVHGKGSGALRLRTSEFLKQHPRVKSFRLGDWQEGGAGVTVVEIR; from the coding sequence ATGGTGAATATAGACGAAACGACAGCGACGGAATCAGTCTCCCTGCTCCGGAAACTCGAATTTGACAAGGTGGCGCGTCATGCGGCAGGATTCTGCATTTCGCCGATGGGGAGCGATCTCGTTATGGAGATGGGGCTTCCCGACGAGCGCGAGCGGGAGCTGGTGCGGGTGCTTGAACTGAAAGAGTTTCTGCTTGAAGGGCAGCCGCTGCCGTTTTCGCGCCTGCCCGATACGCGCCATCTGCTCGACAAGCTCGAAGTGCTCGACAGCTGGCTCGACGCCGCCGAGCTGCTCGATATTTTTTATCTGTTGCAAAGTGCAGTGCAGCTCCGCAAGTTCATGTTCACCAGCCGCGAGCGCTTTCCGGAACTGAACGAATTCACCATCCGCATCTGGCTCGAAAAGAGCATCCAGTACTCGATTTCGCAGGCCATCGACGAGCGGGCCGTGGTGCGCGATACGGCGAGCGACGGCTTGTATGAAATCCGCAAAAACCTCGGCGAGGCGCGTGACGGATTGCGCCGCAAGATGGAGCGCATTCTGCGGCGCTGCCAGGCCGAAGGGTGGCTGATGGAGGAGACCGTGGCGCTGAAAAACGGACGGCAGGTGCTGGCGCTCAGGGTCGAGAACAAGCACAAGCTGCACGGCTACATTCAGGACTACTCGCAGACCGGCCAAACGGTGTTCGTCGAACCGGCGGAGACGCTCGAAATCAGCAACCGCATCCAGGAGCTTGAAATCGCCGAGCGGCGCGAGATCGAGCGCATCCTGAAGGCGCTCTCCGACGGCGTGCGGCAGGAGCTGGAGAACGTGCGCCACAACGAGCGCATCATGGCCGCCTTCGACTCGCTCTACGCGCGGGCGCGGCTTGCCGTCGAGACGGCCTCCACGTTGCCGCAGATTTCGATGGGGCGGCGGCTGAAGATCGTCAAGGGCTACCATCCGTGGCTCTTCATTTCGCATGGCTTCTCGAAGGAAAAGGTTTTGCCGCTCGACCTGGAGCTTGGCGAGGATGAGCACGCGCTGGTCATTTCGGGGCCGAACGCGGGAGGCAAGTCGGTGGCGATGAAGACCGCCGGGCTGCTCGTCTGCATGTTGCGCCACGGCTATCTCGCGCCGTGCAGCGAGAGTTCGGTCTTTCCGCTCTTCAACGGCATCTTCATCGAAATCGGCGACGAGCAGTCCATCGAAAACGACCTCTCGACCTTCAGCTCGCACCTTTCGGCGATCCGCGACATTCTCGACCACGCTCAGCCCGACAGCCTTGTCTTGATCGACGAGCTGTGCTCTGGCACCGACGTTGAGGAGGGAAGCGCCATCGCCCGCGCGGTGATCGAGGAGCTGCTCCAGCGCGGCGTCAAAACCATCGTGACCACCCACCTCGGCGAACTGAAGCTCTACGCCCACCGGCGCGAAGGGGTTGTCAACGGCGCGATGGAGTTTGACCAGCACGGCCTCGCGCCGACCTTCCGCTTCCTCAAAGGCGTGCCGGGCAACAGCTTTGCCTTCGCGATGATGCGGCGCATGGGCTTTTCCGACGAGATTGTCAGCCGCGCGTCGGGCTTCCTCAAGAGCGGCCACACCGGGCTGGAGGAGATGATCGAGGATTTCCGTCAGGGTGCGGCGCGGAACCGCGAGCTGGAGGCGGAGCTCCGGCGTGAGCGCACGGCGCTTGCGGAGATTCGTTCCACGCTCACTTTGCAGCGGGCGGAGTTGCGCAAGAAGACGCAGGAGCTGAAAAGCCGTGGCTTGCGAGACTTGAACCGCCAGCTCGAACAGGCGCGCAAGGAGATTCGCGATCTGGTGCGCGAGGTGAAGGAGCATCCCGGCGACGAGGCCACGCTGCACAATGCGCGGACGAAGTTGGCCGGGATGAAGCAGGAGGCCGCGTCGAAAGAGGAGGCCGTCGAACGCGAGATCGCGCCGCAGGCTGACCTGAGTATCCGCCCCGGCGACACGGTGCGGATCGGCGATACCAACACCACAGGCGAGGTGGAGTCGATCCAGGGCGACTCCGCAGTGTTGATGTGCGGCAACTTCAGGTTGACCACGGCGCTGCGCGGTCTCGAAAAGATTTCCCGCGCCGGAGCGAAGCAGCTGCAAAAGGATGCGGCGACAGGCGCGGCGGGGAGCAAGAGCTGGTCGGTGCAATCGACGCCGCTCGAATCGACGCGGCTCGACCTGCGCGGCCTGACCGGCGACGAGGCGATTGCCGAGATCGGGCGCTTCATCGACGGGCTGGCGGTGCACCGGATGCCGTCGGGCACCATCGTTCACGGTAAAGGCTCGGGCGCGCTCCGGCTGCGCACTTCGGAATTTCTCAAGCAGCATCCGCGTGTCAAGAGCTTCCGCCTCGGCGACTGGCAGGAGGGCGGC